A genome region from Pangasianodon hypophthalmus isolate fPanHyp1 chromosome 11, fPanHyp1.pri, whole genome shotgun sequence includes the following:
- the dot1l gene encoding histone-lysine N-methyltransferase, H3 lysine-79 specific isoform X3 translates to MGEKLELKLKSPVGAEAAGYPWPLPVYDKHHDAAHEIIETIRWVCEEIPDLKLAMENYVLIDYDTKSFESMQRLCDKYNRAIDSIHQLWKGTTQPMKLNKRPSNGLLRHILQQVYNHSVTDPEKLNNYEPFSPEVYGETSFDLVAQIIDEIEMMEEDTFVDLGSGVGQVVLQVAAATNCKHYYGVEKAEIPATYAEAMDREFKRWMKWYGKKHGEYTLERGDFLSEDWRERIANTSVIFVNNFAFGPEVDHQLKERFANMKEGGKIVSSKPFAPLNFRINSRNLSDIGTIMRVVELSPLRGSVSWTGKPVSYYLHTIDRTILENYFSSLKNPKLREEQEAVKRRQQKETKDSKSSSTTPTKPKEHKESGGEEETSGALVPVKSSPKPRRAKLLAKGRKLGNRKRGRPKKSIMAAATERKTKKSQSALELLHAKTVSAAPPQDAYKSPQSPYYQLPPKVQHYTAGQLLLGPMPVGLQTLLDNFKVQYMQFLSYMKTPQYHTNLQQALEQERLRHAELSGQAQRLMNACHAHKERIRDLFQAKLEELGVKAVTVEDLVQAQKEIMAHNMQLKEQTKQLERDMAELKDQSLLLLKARCEELKLDWGSLCLETLLKEKAALRRQISEKQRHCLELQISIVELEKSQRQQELLQLKSSYSPCKDSPYRKTIPSLEPRPPLDTNTPKLAELNGLSPELSINGTASPSYERGGSISCFNGKNELLSHYLPISPEHEIVPPTPEPRSRPLGQPQPDYTRFSPAKIALRRHLNQDSSTGQARALSTIHRGDVGVASSPTLKQGCSSPGAAENQQPNTLKNTERVNKEKSPAGPGDNITSLPISIPLSTVHPSKLPVSIPLASVVLPSRAERLRNTPSPMSSREQSAGQSSNNKQPLTPNSGFPSVSGLVNGSHSAICDQDCNSMSPPPHSNPLLGLQSRGSGSSPLLSTGGVLQYADRPPRLPDEGHQHHGLESDPETLDSEARRHMFFSSSSSSSSSSSSAGGSRPHHGSAKQGKHHSSHHHHHHHHYSPGSHGSEGRKRGRRKRSSSSLIPASGSPKKRSFPGINYSSGSPLNINTMVNNINQPLEISAISSPEQTGGSPCETDLDQPPVLKRERPLEINGSSRDLSTPSSEDEETGYPADSGSLRIERKIATISLESRDGERGSQGRKSGASSVSSDVSSSSSKWKSTFSPISDPKPTPPDLRQSSSPFCGGMSCGPDSDSEQKQQKRADRDRSEHYGNPKAFLGLDKARESFPKQKAREWELKAISSLTSQNLFISAAAGGGLLCGKAGRATAVSSASSVGQYFPLGGTSVLQSLFGAQTPNPATSGPPRLVNGHSVLGSFSSAGLAGGAAGGN, encoded by the exons GATAAACATCACGATGCTGCACATGAAATTATTGAAACCATACG GTGGGTGTGTGAAGAGATCCCTGACCTTAAACTGGCGATGGAGAACTACGTGCTCATTGACTATGACACAAAAAG tTTTGAAAGTATGCAGAGGCTATGTGACAAGTACAACAGAGCTATTGACAGCATTCACCAGCTG TGGAAAGGTACAACTCAGCCGATGAAACTGAATAAAAGGCCTTCAAATGGCCTGCTTCGACACATCCTGCAGCAGGTCTACAATCACTCTGTAACTGATCCAGAGAAGCTAAACAACTATGAGCCCTTCTCTCCTGAGGTGTATGGAGAGACTTCATTTGACCTGGTGGCTCAGATCATTGATGAGATTGAGATGATGGAGGAGGACACTTTTGTGGACCTGGGCAGCG GTGTTGGCCAGGTGGTGCTGCAGGTTGCTGCAGCTACTAACTGTAAGCACTACTACGGTGTAGAGAAGGCCGAGATTCCAGCCACATACGCAGAG GCAATGGACAGGGAATTCAAGAGGTGGATGAAGTGGTATGGGAAAAAACATGGCGAGTATACA CTGGAGAGAGGAGATTTTCTGTCAGAAGACTGGAGAGAAAGGATAGCAAACACAAG TGTTATTTTTGTGAATAACTTTGCCTTTGGTCCAGAGGTGGATCACCAGCTGAAGGAACGATTTGCCAACATGAAGGAAG GTGGAAAAATTGTATCCTCAAAACCTTTTGCACCTCTCAATTTTAGAATCAACAGTCGAAACTTGAGTG ATATTGGCACAATAATGCGTGTTGTTGAACTCTCTCCACTGAGAGGCTCAGTGTCTTGGACAGGGAAGCCAGTTTCCTACTATCTGCATACAATAGACCGTACCATA CTTGAAAACTATTTTTCTAGTCTTAAAAATCCTAAACTCAGG GAGGAGCAGGAAGCAGTGAAACGGCGTCAACAGAAGGAGACCAAGGACAGTAAAAGCAGCAGCACCACCCCAACCAAGCCAAAGGAGCACAAG GAGTCAGGTGGTGAGGAGGAGACCTCAGGGGCACTGGTACCTGTCAAGTCGTCACCTAAACCTCGTCGTGCCAAGCTACTGGCCAAGGGCCGCAAGCTGGGCAACAGGAAACGTGGGCGGCCCAAGAAGTCCATCATGGCAGCAGCCACTGAACGCAAGACCAAGAAGAGTCAGAGTGCCCTAGAACTGCTTCATGCCAAGACTGTCTCAGCAGCGCCTCCTCAGG ATGCATACAAATCGCCTCAAAGCCCCTACTACCAGCTACCTCCTAAAGTTCAGCATTACACAGCTGGCCAGCTGCTGCTCGGCCCCATGCCTGTGGGCCTGCAGACTCTACTGG ATAATTTCAAAGTCCAGTACATGCAGTTCTTGTCCTATATGAAGACACCACAGTACCACACGAACCTACAGCAAGCGCTGGAGCAAGAAAGG CTCAGACACGCTGAACTGTCAGGTCAAGCCCAGCGATTGATGAATGCCTGCCATGCTCACAAGGAGAGGATCAGGGACCTTTTTCAGGCCAAACTAGAGGAG CTAGGAGTAAAGGCAGTGACAGTAGAGGACCTGGTGCAGGCTCAGAAAGAGATCATGGCCCATAATATGCAGCTGAAAGAGCAGACCAAGCAGCTGGAGAGAGACATGGCTGAGCTTAAAGACCAGAGCCTGCTACTG CTAAAGGCTCGCTGTGAGGAACTGAAACTGGACTGGGGATCTCTGTGTCTCGAGACCCTGTTAAAGGAAAAGGCTGCTCTGCGTAGACAGATCTCTGAGAAACAGCGCCACTGCCTAGAGCTTCAG ATTAGCATTGTGGAGCTGGAGAAAAGCCAAAGACAGCAGGAGCTGCTACAGCTCAAGTCCTCCTACAGCCCATGTAAAGACTCTCCATACCGGAAGACCATCCCAAGTCTAGAGCCCCGGCCCCCGCTAGACACTAACACCCCCAAACTGGCTGAATTGAATGGCCTTAGCCCCGAGCTGTCTATTAATGGCACAGCATCTCCTAGCTATGAGCGTGGAGGCAGCATCAGCTGCTTCAATGGCAAGAATGAGCTGCTCTCCCACTACCTGCCAATTTCCCCTGAGCATGAGATTGTGCCACCCACTCCAGAGCCTCGGAGCAGACCTCTAGGGCAGCCCCAGCCCGACTACACACGCTTTTCTCCAGCTAAGATTGCCCTGCGCAGGCACCTCAACCAAGACTCCTCTACAGGCCAGGCCAGGGCGCTCAGCACTATCCACAG GGGTGACGTTGGTGTTGCATCATCTCCAACCTTGAAACAGGGCTGCTCCTCACCAGGTGCAGCTGAAAATCAACAACCAAACACACTCAAGAACACAGAgagg GTGAATAAGGAAAAGAGCCCAGCGGGACCAGGTGACAATATAACCAGTCTCCCAATCAGCATCCCTCTCAGCACTGTGCACCCCAGCAAACTTCCTGTCAGCATCCCACTGGCCAGCGTGGTGCTGCCCAGTCGCGCCGAGAGACtg AGGAATACTCCCAGTCCTATGTCCAGTAGGGAGCAGTCAGCAGGGCAAAGCAGCAACAACAAGCAACCTCTGACACCTAATTCGG GGTTCCCCTCTGTTTCAGGGTTGGTAAACGGCTCCCACTCTGCTATATGTGATCAAGACTGCAACTCCATGTCTCCTCCACCCCACAGCAACCCCCTGCTGGGTCTTCAGTCACGTGGGTCTGGCTCCAGCCCACTGCTGAGCACTGGAGGAGTGCTGCAATATGCAGACAGACCCCCCCGTCTTCCTGATGAAGGCCACCAGCATCATGGGCTTGAATCTGATCCCGAGACTCTAGACAGTGAGGCTCGGCGCCACAtgttcttctcttcctcctcctcttcgtcgtcatcctcctcctctgccgGAGGCTCGCGCCCACATCATGGATCAGCCAAGCAGGGAAAGCACCACAGCagtcaccaccaccatcaccaccatcactactCGCCAGGCTCTCACGGGTCAGAGGGACGCAAGAGAGGCCGTCGGAAGCGCAGCTCCTCCAGCCTCATTCCAGCAAGTGGTTCCCCGAAAAAACGATCATTCCCTGGGATTAACTACTCCTCGGGTTCCCCACTTAATATAAACACCATG GTGAACAACATTAATCAGCCGCTGGAGATCTCAGCCATATCCTCTCCAGAGCAGACAGGTGGCAGCCCATGTGAGACGGACCTGGACCAGCCACCAGTGCTTAAGAGAGAACGCCCTCTTGAGATTAATGGCTCCAGCCGTGACTTATCCACCCCTAGCTCAGAGGATGAGGAAACTGGATATCCAGCAGACAGTGGCTCCTTACG aATTGAAAGGAAGATTGCAACAATTTCTCTGGAGAGCCGAGATGGTGAGAGGG GTTCACAGGGCCGAAAATCAGGGGCCAGTAGTGTGAGCAGCGACGTCTCCTCTTCTTCCAGCAAATGGAAGTCCACTTTCTCACCCATCTCTGACCCCAAGCCCACTCCTCCAGACCTCCGCCAGAGCAGCTCCCCTTTCTGTGGGGGCATGTCTTGTGGCCCAGACTCGGACTCTGAGCAGAAACAGCAAAAGAGAGCGGACCGGGACCGCAGTGAGCATTATGGGAACCCTAAAGCCTTCCTAGGTCTGGACAAAGCACGGGAATCCTTTCCTAAGCAAAAGGCACGGGAGTGGGAGCTAAAGGCCATCAGTAGTCTGACCAGCCAGAACCTCTTCATCTCTGCTGCAGCTGGTGGAGGCCTCCTATGTGGAAAAGCGGGTAGAGCCACTGCAGTTTCTTCTGCCTCCTCTGTGGGACAGTATTTCCCTCTGGGCGGAACCTCGGTCTTACAGTCCTTATTTGGAGCGCAGACTCCTAATCCGGCCACCAGCGGACCGCCGCGATTGGTTAACGGTCACTCCGTGCTGGGCAGCTTTTCTAGTGCTGGATTGGCAGGGGGCGCTGCAGGAG GTAACTGA